Proteins encoded by one window of Lathyrus oleraceus cultivar Zhongwan6 chromosome 1, CAAS_Psat_ZW6_1.0, whole genome shotgun sequence:
- the LOC127125359 gene encoding cation/calcium exchanger 1-like — protein MAPKKLTLLFNTCFLFLIFLSLKLYINPSNPNSHHVSTKIFNHARILTTDIIVDSCNELHKYSNYTSKCIYVKTHPDCRSKGYINYLQIFYCNLGSSPILGHTLLLLWLVVLFYLLADTASNYFCTSLEGLSNILRLSPTIAGVTLLSLGNGAPDFFASVVSFTSSNNGAVGLNSILGGAFFVSTAVLGIISILVSSNEVAVDKASFIRDVIFFLFSLFILLIIISIGKISLFGSICYLSIYFLYVCAVSATHFIYEVDKKEVESSSSSDDLVESGIPLLGYVDDTDTDSDQKSISQNQVGIGIEESEKKNKELFYGSYYLWKFLEILELPLCLPRKLTIPVVSEEQWSKPYAVISVTLAPILFAILCNTQIENVDSKSTLVAYLTSSLIGIVFGNMACVTTKSTRPPRRCLFPWLAGGFSMSVTWTYIIAEELVSLLISIGYVIGVSPSILGLTVLAWGNSLGDLIANGAMAKNGGVDGAQIAVSGCYAGPMFNMLMGLGLPLVLSAWSEYPNSYVVPKDSSLLGTILFLMVGVLWSLVVLVKKNMKLDKFLGAGLLTIYLCFLFLRLAMAIGVLN, from the coding sequence ATGGCACCTAAAAAACTCACTCTTCTTTTTAACACATGCTTCCTCTTTCTCATATTCCTATCCCTCAAACTTTATATCAACCCTTCAAACCCTAATTCTCATCATGTTTCCACAAAAATATTCAACCATGCTAGAATTCTCACTACTGACATCATAGTTGATTCATGCAATGAGCTTCATAAATACTCAAATTACACCTCTAAGTGCATTTATGTCAAAACACATCCTGATTGTAGATCAAAGGGTTACATAAACTATCTTCAAATCTTTTATTGTAACCTTGGAAGTTCACCAATTCTTGGTCACACATTACTTTTGTTATGGCTTGTAGTTTTGTTCTATCTTTTAGCCGACACGGCTTCAAATTACTTTTGCACCTCCCTTGAAGGTTTGTCTAATATTTTGAGACTTTCTCCAACTATAGCTGGTGTAACATTGCTTTCTCTCGGTAATGGTGCTCCTGATTTCTTTGCTAGTGTTGTTTCTTTCACAAGTTCAAATAATGGTGCTGTTGGTTTGAATAGCATTTTGGGGGGTGCGTTTTTTGTTTCCACAGCTGTTTTAGGTATCATAAGTATTCTAGTTAGTTCGAATGAAGTTGCAGTTGATAAAGCTAGTTTCATTAGAGATGTCATTTTCTTTTTATTCTCTTTGTTCATTCTTCTCATCATCATTTCCATTGGTAAAATTAGTCTTTTTGGTTCAATTTGCTACCTTTCTATCTATTTTCTTTATGTTTGTGCCGTCTCGGCCACACATTTCATCTACGAAGTCGACAAAAAGGAAGTTGAATCTTCATCGTCTTCTGATGATTTAGTTGAATCCGGCATACCATTATTAGGTTATGTCGACGATACTGATACTGATTCTGATCAGAAATCAATATCACAAAACCAAGTTGGTATTGGTATAGAAGAAAGCGAGAAGAAAAATAAAGAATTGTTTTATGGATCTTACTATTTATGGAAGTTTCTAGAAATACTTGAATTACCACTTTGTTTACCGAGAAAACTAACTATACCGGTTGTGAGCGAGGAACAATGGTCGAAACCCTACGCAGTTATATCGGTTACCCTAGCACCGATTTTATTCGCGATTCTTTGTAATACACAAATAGAAAATGTGGATTCAAAGAGTACTTTGGTTGCATATTTAACATCATCATTAATTGGAATTGTTTTTGGAAACATGGCATGTGTGACAACAAAGAGTACAAGACCACCTAGGAGATGTTTGTTCCCATGGCTAGCTGGTGGATTTTCAATGAGTGTGACATGGACTTATATAATTGCTGAGGAACTTGTTTCACTATTGATTTCAATTGGATATGTAATTGGTGTTAGTCCTTCAATTTTAGGGTTAACTGTTCTAGCATGGGGAAATTCTTTAGGAGATTTGATTGCAAATGGTGCTATGGCAAAAAATGGTGGTGTGGATGGAGCACAAATTGCTGTTTCAGGTTGTTATGCTGGTCCTATGTTTAATATGTTGATGGGATTAGGGTTACCTCTTGTTCTTTCAGCTTGGAGTGAATACCCTAATTCTTATGTTGTCCCTAAGGATAGTTCACTTTTGGGGACAATTTTGTTTTTGATGGTAGGAGTACTTTGGTCACTTGTTGTTTTGGTTaagaagaatatgaagcttgATAAGTTTTTAGGGGCTGGTCTCTTGACCATTTACCTTTGCTTTTTATTTTTGAGGTTAGCTATGGCAATTGGCGTTCTTAATTGA